One window from the genome of Penaeus monodon isolate SGIC_2016 chromosome 2, NSTDA_Pmon_1, whole genome shotgun sequence encodes:
- the LOC119579173 gene encoding LOW QUALITY PROTEIN: uncharacterized protein LOC119579173 (The sequence of the model RefSeq protein was modified relative to this genomic sequence to represent the inferred CDS: deleted 1 base in 1 codon) yields the protein MKGKLKVEEKEPRRPRKRIKRDPGEDDLESLVMPLLSDTGGPGDGGPDDGLGEERRRRRRTVTDHEGGGDDAHGKMKVSVQKIVDSALTPFLGKIEELFDPSASTLQIARTSQHIITLWHADILLTKLFDQNDLTKFFSEVMNNVLEKKNLMHQQGSADTEGNGFSVELLVTHTGDPLVDEAYSKASIGDSVVQEVETITVGDMQIINYHQFDPQHIPKYVHMIAMYRYWIRMGKRSMGRSDPSGGGGGGAGSKDTLMPPLLEGDVLPDDSSAPHDLDDLVNRMAVGGDDLLVGSGGALTKACFQQVSNDLKRRAVSDLELYVNPSFHEELIMHIMVDQVEDRGTLPLSLAVFLAKGCNFCRKKECKGEDLTLPISPDNPVCPDRQCIKRNLICEICNKQMSNSKSLARHKYSLHDIQVGDTGGLFICSHCGETFSKKWKLNMHERQHEDRKLEVNCHICGKVMRGAMALKKHVSMVHETKPQFQCDFCNKSFKRKETLNVHRRIHTGEKPFPCARCDYASETKGNLKAHMWRKHKIQLGGPTAEQQQQQQQAAEEQAMAATLVAHAHTLADGSFIIAQGAPPPGTIIS from the exons ATGAAGGGAAAATTGAAG GTTGAGGAGAAGGAGCCCCGTCGGCCAAGAAAGCGCATCAAACGCGACCCTGGCGAAGACGACTTGGAGAGCCTTGTGATGCCACTTCTGTCAGACACGGGTGGACCTGGTGATGGAGGGCCAGACGATGGactgggagaagagaggaggagaaggaggaggactgtCACAGACCATGAGGGTGGAGGAGATGATGCACATGGAAAAATGAAG GTATCAGTCCAGAAGATTGTCGACAGTGCCCTGACACCCTTCCTTGGTAAGATTGAAGAACTCTTTGATCCTTCTGCATCAACTCTTCAAATTGCCAGGACTTCACAACACATTATCACTCTCTGGCATGCAGACATCCTCCTCACTAAGCTATTTGACCAGAATGACCTCACCAAGTTCTTCTCAGAAGTCATGAATAATGTTCTAGAAAAGAAGAATCTCATGCACCAGCAGGGGAGTGCAGACACAGAAGGTAATGGCTTCAGTGTGGAATTGCTAGTCACTCATACTGGAGACCCTCTAGTAGATGAAGCATACAGCAAAGCTTCCATAGGGGATTCAGTTGTCCAGGAGGTGGAAACAATCACAGTAGGTGACATgcaaattatcaattatcatcaatttGATCCCCAACATATTCCAAAATATGTTCACATGATAGCAATGTACCGCTACTGGATCCGCATGGGAAAGAGGTCAATGGGCAGGTCCGATCctagtggtggagggggaggaggagctggaAGTAAGGACACTTTGATGCCACCCTTACTGGAGGGCGATGTTTTACCTGATGATTCATCAGCACCTCATGACCTAGATGACCTTGTTAACAGAATGGCAGTTGGGGGAGATGACCTGCTGGTAGGCAGTGGAGGAGCTCTAACAAAAGCATGCTTCCAGCAGGTAAGCAATGACTTGAAACGTAGGGCTGTATCAGATTTAGAACTGTATGTCAATCCATCATTTCACGAGGAGTTGATTATGCACATAATGGTTGATCAGGTGGAGGACAGAGGAACACTTCCACTTAGCCTGGCCGTTTTTCTTGCCAAGGGCTGTAATTTCTGTCGGAAGAAGGAGTGTAAAGGGGAAGATTTAACTCTGCCAATTAGTCCTGACAATCCAGTGTGTCCTGATCGCCAA TGTATTAAGCGCAATCTTATATGTGAAATATGTAATAAGCAGATGTCAAACTCAAAGTCACTAGCAAGACACAAGTATAGTTTGCATGATATCCAGGTAGGAGATACAGGTGGTCTCTTTATTTGCAGTCACTGTGGTGAAACATTTAGTAAAAAATGGAAACTCAACATGCATGAAAGGCAACATGAAGACAGAAAGCTAGAAGTCAACTGTCATATTTGTGGAAAAGTCATGCGTGGAGCTATGGCATTAAAAAAGCATGTCAGTATGGTTCATGAGACAAAGCCACAGTTCCAGTGTGACTTCTGTAACAAGAGCTTTAAACGGAAAGAGACACTGAATGTCCATCGTAGAATCCACACAGGAGAAAAACCATTCCCCTGTGCACGCTGTGATTATGCATCAGAAACTAAAGGCAATCTCAAGGCACACATGTGGCGTAAGCACAAGATACAGTTGGGTGGCCCTACAGctgaacagcagcaacagcaacagcaagcaGCAGAGGAACAAGCAATGGCTGCTACATTAGTTGCTCATGCACATACACTTGCAGATGGTTCTTTCATTATTGCGCAAGGAGCTCCGCCTCCAGGCACAATAATATCATAA